The Nicotiana tabacum cultivar K326 chromosome 5, ASM71507v2, whole genome shotgun sequence sequence CCCATATTAACGGCTCAACCCCAAACCATTGACTCTGATACTAGTTGTTAAGCTAAAACGACCCAAAGATTCTTTTAACATGGTGTGCTATTGTCCGATTTGGGCCAAATCCGCACGGTTTTCCTAAAAGGCCTCACACCATTAAAACTATCCAACTCCTTATAAGTACCTTAATTTTTTGTTTCTACTTCCCACGTGAGACTTTATTCATAGACACCCAACACCctttttatataaattattttatttataaaaagacTTTTATGGGACTAAACTAAATCAATACGATTAGTTCCCTTGTGTACTAACCTCCTTAAACTTCTTGCATTAATTTTGATTCGCGTTTCATTAGCAAAAACAAAAGCTTAGAGAAGTTGAATACAATTTGGCAAAAGGACGAAAGATACATGAGAATTAATACTACATTACATATTGTCTTAATAATATTAttgaaatagaaaaggaaaaatacaggATACAGCCAGCTGCCACCGATACTGGGCATTTACTGTGTTACCCACagtaacttctcaaaaataaaagatagactAATTATCTAGAGATTTTAGTGATTCAATTTGAGATTTCCCACAAGGGCCCTTGGTTCTAATTAAAGCTCGGTACTTATTGAACGTCGTCGGAAAATATAACGCCGGCCGGTCCTCCGTCACAAGCTCATCTGCAGGTTTAATGAGTTTGTCACCTCCTGGATTGTAGAAGAATGCTAAGGAAACACGTTCTTTAGCTGAATTAACGATCACTCTGTGCTCTACACTTTTGTACGTTCCATTGCTTAATACCTGCGGTCATTATTAAAACTACACTTGTAAAATATACTACAAAAAAAGACAGACGACCATATTCAAAATTAAGTGAGAATTAAACTATTTTGAGAAATGAGACAAGGAGTATATAATGGTGAACAACATGATCAGTCGAAAAACCATGCATGCTCTGTCGGTTGATGAGTAAGAAACCTGAATTTGATCTCCAATGTTGACGATGAAGGCATTGGGAACAGGTTTAACAGTTAACCAGTTATTTCCACGGCGGACTTGGAGGCCAGCGACTTCGATATCAGGGAGGAGAAGGGTCATGCCACCAGGGTCAGAGTGCGAAGAAAGGCCTAGGGTTAAGTCTGGCTGTGGACACTTTGGGTAAAAATTTGCCCTTAAACATGCACCTCTTTCACTGTCCCCTCCAAACTTATGGTGTAAATAATCCTCATTTAATCCCAGGTTTAAGGATAAAATCTTCAATATTCTTTCACAAAGTTTGACTCCTTCTTGTCCGTATTCAGCAACAATTTTTCTGAGAGGTCACAAACCATaacaaaaaagaacaaaacaatgTTATAATTATTCTGTGATCGACAAAATGTACGTTATATTATACCACCGACCACGTTTGACATGTTTACCAGGAGAATTATTTTGCCTTTTCAAAAACGTGAGAGACAACAAGTTGCATTTTACAAACTAGTCTAGGACCACTTTCGCATACAAAGGTTTTGATAAAGTTGTGAAACTTTATTGCTAGGtcgaataaaaataataatatcaataGGAGTAACTCCAAAAGATATTGTTGAGATCATTTTATCATGAAGATCCGCCTAGATATTCCCTTCCATCCAAAATCTTTTAATTCCTTGCTTACAAGGAGAGGTGTATCCATGATTTCAAAAGTATGAGTACACTGTGAGCGCCAAAGATCCGAGTTTTCAAGAAAGTGTCTAAGAGATGTATTTTTAGTTTAGGAATTTTAAAGGTCAAAACGAAGActaaaaagagaaggaaataaaaaaaaacatttaaccaacataaaagggagaaaaaatttaaaaagtgtattaaattagaaaaaagCGGCAGAGCATGAGAATTTATAAAccctatttattaattaaaatataatttaaaagaagaaagagtgTAGGATCGAACCCCGACTAAAAGGTAGAAGATGCACCTCCTTACCAATGTACTAAAATGTTCACTTGAGTTTGGGTTCACCCATGTTAATTTAAGTATTTGAGCTGAAATTTACTAGTGCTATACATGATTTCGGAGGAGGATAGATTCACGTGAACCCGCCCCTTCCCACGTGCATCCGCCCCTAAGTTATAAGCAGCAATAGAACAacacatacaaaaaaaaaagtttaaaaagaaaaagtttaCAAACCTTTAACAATATATTATATTGAAAGCAGTAGGTGCAGATGCATTTACTCCGTCGATTTAAAGCTATATATAGTTGTAAGGTTTCCATATAATATTTCACGAAATAGTAACGTGCAGAGATACAAAAGTGCGTGCCGTTGGAGAAGAAGAATGAAAGTTTACCTGCATGTAATCGGAAGATTAGGCCATTTTTTCTCATCCCTCAACGGTTCAGGAAGAAAATGAAGGAAGAAATAATCACTCCAATCCAATTTGCCACCTTTCTCCACTCCTAGCCGACTGCCGTACCCTTCATACGTAGTTGGAGAATTTGCAAATTTCTGTTTCTCCTCCAGTGGAAGATGAAAAAACTCGCGCCAAACACCGCGAGTTTTTGCCATCAGGTCATGGCTAACGCCATGATTCACCACTTGGAAAAAACCCCAGTCGCGACAAGCCTGAGAAATGAGTTTCATAGTTTCAGAGCGAACAGATTCCTTGGTTGACTTCAGGTTTTCGAGGTCAATCAATGGAATATTGTTGTAGGGTTGCTTAACATGAGTTGTTTCAATGAAACATGGTCTATCCGCTGGCCGTTTAATGAAACGGTGGGGGATTTCTTGAATGCCACTTTCGGACAGTGCTTGAACTCGGACAATTGGCTCCGGCCAACTTTGCAAGCAACTCATTATATTAGTTCGGTGAGTAGCTCGATCTTGTCCAGTACTTCTAACTATTTGTTATATACGTGGTTGTATCCGACCTTTGGAGATTGTCAGTAGCTTCTCTATTAACAAAATCTCGTACAAGTTCGGTTGTGGTTGTAATGGTCCCTTAGGAAAGTAAGAGAAATTAAAGGTTGAGGATGAGGTGAAACTTGGAAATGGACGATAAGCTGAAAAGAAATGAAGTTGACGTGAGTTTGAGAACGTGATTTTCATGGGGGGTTTAAAGCCATATATAGGAAGAGCTAAGGAGATTTTTTTTACGTGTATACACGTATTGCATACACAACAGATATTTAAGAGAGATTAGGATTATTATGCAAATGAAGTGTTTAGTGTCTATGCTAAGTAAAAAACAAATTAAGGGACGGAGAGCATAAATTAAAGGAGTAGTTAAGGTTCTTGAAAAGGATGAGAGGAACGTGGAGATATAGGGATATATTTATATGCACAAATTAAAGACAGTTTGGTTCCAGCGCCGTGATGGTCTTGACTTGTTCTACGTTACTCTGTACCTCACATAGTGCTAGTGGAATGGTATTAGCGTTAATGaaatattataggaattaatATGATTTGGTCAAACTCTATTACAGTATTGTGAGTACATAGTACTTTTTGTTTAGAAAAGAAATGAATCTTTAAGACATCTGTTAAATATGCACAGAATATTTTATGTGCTTTTAGTACTAGCGAGTAGCAACAGCAAGTCATGTCGACTCTTTCAAGGGCAATATATATAGGGGTAAAATGGTTGGAGTAATTGAAAACAATTTGCAAAAGATTTCAAAgcttatcccccccccccccccccgccttCCTCCTCCGTCCCCCTCGAAGTTATTTGAAGCTTCTTTTTggctaaaagtatttttttctattttttatcaaaagtgtTTTTTCCAAATAATTAAGGTGTTTAATTTGGCCAAGCTTTAGAAGCAAGTTTTGctctgccaaaaaaaaaaaaatcttctttccaaaagaaattttttgaaaagtatttttgagaaaaatatatttgtttaaccaaaaatctgagtctctggtcaaagctagaaagaaattcgggttactgataatcaggagacgaaaataaaatattttttagaatgatgataaagcagtaaatagttttgtatttcagtaagatctcaatagtatttcgtgtccttacagatGTTGAGTCTTCCCCCTTTTATAGTTGACTCTAGGAGAAGATataatgcctttgtcttaatgaagaaattatgagcaataaatgatatttaaaagaaacgttacacaatcatttctatttaattcagattctctaacatatttgacatttaatgttgtatttagactcttttacgtcatcagattcgtatcttcaacttcttccgatctttgatctttaaacgactcgaataggtacgagactcgtacctattttagtaacggttcacacctatgttgctttcttttccccTATCTGTTAtcgcccgtgcctcttggctatttattgcgttttgaccttttgaccagtccacgtgtcatgacacctcatcttcaatattcagactcagttttttcccaatacagatagtccccccactttccatttatttatccattaaatatttgggaagtggacctTCACAAAAAGAGAATTTTTTGTTGTAATCAATGCTATGACAGTATTAACGCCCCAGTTGTCTTTTCTATTTAATGCTCTACACACGTGTCACCTTCCGATTGGTTTTGTAATTCTGCAGCCTTTTTCCTAGGTTTATTCATCCCTTATATTCACGAAGCaatagttgcctttattataggctttccatcattacacttaTTTGCTTGACGGTtgctattatatacatatatatcctttttccttttgtcCTTTTCTTCATAAACTCTTAACAGATCCTTTACTCTTTATTTCTACTCCTTTCTCCTTGAGTTCATCCTTTTCTCTGCAATGGCATCTCCGAATCCTAACTCTAAAAGAATCTCAATTCTTGATAGCTTCCCCAATGCCCCTGTAAGACATAGAAAAGGAAGAGGAGGCAGGCTTCGTGGCCTAGGATTCGTTCGTGGTGGTGCCTCTGGTTCTGTCATGCCTTCTTCTAGCTCCGGTACTATTTCCAGAGGTTCTATCACTAAGAAATCTTcctctaaaggtaaagaacttcCTGAGCCTCTTCAAGAGCCTTTAGTTGAGGAAATAGTACCCAACGACCTATCTTTTGAGAATGATAGGAAATCTCTTCGTGAGCAAGTTGTCAATTTAGAGAAAGCTGacacttttccttctttaatcactgaacctttggtttctattgttcgaaaagattgcaactggagaAGTGATTTTCGTATAGTAATCCCTAatccaaatcaaagaatatcttcttttaggattggattttcttttgtttatacttaccccttcactttgggatTTATTCCTGCTATTGACCTAGTCATACTTGATTTCTGCCGTTTTCTCAAAATTTGTTTGGGACAAATTGGTCCCCTTGTatggagaacagtggcttgtttgaggtatttaTCTGTTAAAGCTGGTGTTGATTTTTCCTTTCCCCACCTTATTCATCTTTACCACCCCAAGTTATTTCGTAATGGAGTTTTTACTCTAACTGCAAGAAGTAAAAGGGTCTTAGTAAGCCTTGAAGATGACAAGGACCGCGGGTGGTACACTCGTTATGTTGCGGTATGCACAGTTGATTTGGTGGGTGAAACAAATATCCctttccctgagaagtggaactttgcacgtaagttttttttTACTTACCGTTCTTACCTCTTAAgaatttcaacttcttttctaatttcattcttttttgcttttctatagcaaccatgggagatgtggaacccgttcctaatttccgtggttgggtagatttaATCATGAAAGTCGTGCCTATGGAGGCGAGAACGTGGAAATCCATTTCCAATTTacatggttggaaagtgaaaactcacggtatgcatctctttatcatttttcgtatgacaagtcctttattttttctaacttctttttttttaaaatccttctttttgtcaggatttgctattcgaggaatgACAACCGAAGTGGCTACTGCCCTTCGAGCCTCTTCTGGTACTTCTCTTTCTGTGGAGAGAACTCAAGCTAGGCTGTCAAAGAGGAAAGTTGTAGAAGAAGATTCTGAGGACGATGAAGACGAAGACACCTCTTTGATAGCTAGACCAAGAGCCAGGAGATGCATAGTTTTCGATAATGAAGTTGAAGTTACCCCTCTCTGTGCCTCTCTTACTGAACCTGTTCACATTCCCTTTGAAGATGAAACCACTCTGAGGGACACCAACGAATATATTCATCGTCTCTTCGTTGGTGGTTATGAAAGTGGAGAACTAGGTCCAGTTTTAGATGAAGTTCCTCTTTCTTCCTCTGTTCCCATTCCTTCTTTTCCTGCTTCTTTACCTACTTCTGCTCTCTTACTTGCTTCGAGTCCTATGACTCCtgttattttcacttcttctaccactCTTCCTTCTATAGCTCCCCCTTTCTCTGTTCAATATTCAGAGGAGGGTTCTAGTAGCAGAAGCTTGGCTATG is a genomic window containing:
- the LOC107808500 gene encoding jasmonate-induced oxygenase 4-like yields the protein MSCLQSWPEPIVRVQALSESGIQEIPHRFIKRPADRPCFIETTHVKQPYNNIPLIDLENLKSTKESVRSETMKLISQACRDWGFFQVVNHGVSHDLMAKTRGVWREFFHLPLEEKQKFANSPTTYEGYGSRLGVEKGGKLDWSDYFFLHFLPEPLRDEKKWPNLPITCRKIVAEYGQEGVKLCERILKILSLNLGLNEDYLHHKFGGDSERGACLRANFYPKCPQPDLTLGLSSHSDPGGMTLLLPDIEVAGLQVRRGNNWLTVKPVPNAFIVNIGDQIQVLSNGTYKSVEHRVIVNSAKERVSLAFFYNPGGDKLIKPADELVTEDRPALYFPTTFNKYRALIRTKGPCGKSQIESLKSLDN